Sequence from the Mauremys mutica isolate MM-2020 ecotype Southern chromosome 2, ASM2049712v1, whole genome shotgun sequence genome:
gcactgctggagtccaacagttgacgggagagcgatcggggatcgatttatcatgtctacactacatgcgataaattgatccctgatagatcgatcgctgcccaccgatctggctggtagtgtagacgtaccctaactctCTCATACAAAAGTGATGATCTGGGACGGACTTTCACCAGATAAAGGATTGTTGACATTCAGTCATTCTTTAAAATCTGTTGGGCCTTTCAACATACCATTGCATTACTAGTGTAGCCAAACTGCTCAGATTATCCACTAGGATACAACAAAAGCATCCCACCTCTGCAGGCGCAAAACACCAAACatcatggatttttaaaattatacttttAGTCTCCTTCAGCGCTGCAACAGGTGAATGACTGAAATGCAacacatttattatttgtgttaccaacgCGCTTAAGAGCTCTAAtaatggaccaggacctcattgtgctataTACTGTACGAACACGGAACAAAAAAATATGGTCCCTGCCCAATCTGAAAACCTAAagactggtctacactgaaaacttcaCCTGAGAGACGCAATTATGCCGACCTAACCCTCAGTACTAGGTCGATGGAAAAATTcctccattgacctagctaccacttcTCAAGGAAGTAGATTAATTACAGTGATGGGAGCAGCCTTCTCGTTACTGTACACTGTATCTGGGCTGAAGAGCTACAGAggcgctgctgtagcattttaagcgtagatgtaccctaagtacGAGACAAGAGCCAACAGATGGATATAGGCAGACATACAATGGAGTACAagtaaacaatgagacaatacatGGTCTCGGCACACCTGCTGCCCAGTATTTCATAGGCAACATGTTAAAACAAAATTTTAGGTCTTGTCTATACGGCCTTGAAGTTTGGACTATCGGGCATATGAGTCACATGCCCCGAAGTACTGTACTGTAAATGCACCATGTAAACCCTGTTTCCTAATTCATGTTTCCAGGACTACGTTGATGTGAACTGGGAACTTTTTAGTTTACACTAGCAGGGTTTACACTAGGTAGTTAAATACAACGCCATATTGCACTGCAATTCACACCCCCATAATTCAaatccatgtagacaagcccttaggcagAAGGATCAGcaggataatgaggtagctttgaaAATGTTTATGAGGAGTGCTTCCCAAATATGAGAGGTAGCATGAGAGAAAGGACAAAAGTACTTTGAAAAAcgtaacaagtgggcaatggaggctgaCATCATGGGCTGATTGGAGGTGAATATGGACAGCTCAATAGCCTATGGCAGATAATAGGTAGCATGACCATGAAACACCATGAAAATTAaaacaagtagcttatgtttgaagTGActgagaagggggagccagtggagggaagcAAAGAGAGGACTGATATGGTCAAAGCAACAGGTTAGGAAaatttttgcaacagcattcgGAATGGATATGAACAGGGCACAACTGCATCTGTCAAATCAGAGAAATGAATGTTGCAGTAATGTAGATGCAAGATGACAAGAGCCTGGACAAGAATTTTAGTTGTGTGGAAGGAGTAGTTAGGCCATATCTTAGCCATGTTAGCCAGAAAGAATTGGCAAGATTCACACACCACCTGGATATGAAGACCAATACAGAGGTCCAAGTCAAAGACAATGCCCAGTTTAAGGGcatgacaggcaggatggtggtggtgTCCACAGCGATTGAGAAAGGAAGTAACAGGGAGAGCAGATTAGGAGCTCTGTTACAGCCATATTCACCTGGAGCTGACAGCTAGATATCCatgaaatgtcagagagaggcaCCAAGATTTTAGCTTGAGCAGAAAGAGACAGGTTTGCTGCAGGGCCTGAGTTGTCAACATACATTGTATTTGTGTATGAAATGGATTAcccagaaataaggtgtaaaGGGAAAAGAGAAAGGTACAGTGCCCTGTGGACCCCTCCCGCCCCAAAgctgaaagggggagggggtgaagagcaTCCTCCAAAGGACATGCTGAAGGAGCAGTTACAGAGGTAGGAGAGAAAACAGAGTCCAGGAAGCCAAGGCAGAACAAAATGTCAAGAGGAGGAGTGTAGTTAACTGTATCAAAAGCAGCTGGCAGGTCAAAGAGGATGAGGATAACAGCCTGGTTTGAGCTTTGAGATCATTAGCGGCTCTGAGTGGTTTCAGCTGAGTGCAAGGCAGAGACCCCTGGACGAAACGGGCTGTGAACAATGTGCTCAAGGCGGTTATAAGGTGGAAGGGAGATGGGACGAtaaccggggggggcggggggtttaaGGCAGGAGACACCGGGGGAGAAGAGCCTGGTTCAGTGTGTGAGAGATTTACGGGGAAGCCGCAGCTTAATTGTGAGTTTAGTGACTGAGCGACCGCAAGGCCCGGCCGCGGCGTTTAACAAAGCGCCCGGCGGGTCCAGCCGCCCCGCTCCACCCGCACGAGGCGGCAGCTCAGGGCGGCCCCGGGGCGCGTCACCAAGGGCTTCGCTCGGGCCGCGGCGGGGCGGCCcgatgggggcggggctaggagcTCCGCGCACCGGTCGCGGCTTTTCCTgcacccgcccggcccggcccgaagccccgggggtgggggtggggggtgggacacacaaCAGCCCGGCGGCTCCAGACCCTACAGCGGGAAGGGGATGAGCGAGCGACCGACcaccggggtgggggcggggaagcacATGGAGCCGGGGCCGGGAGCCGGCGGTTCCCCGGTGGCGCATGCGCAAATACCTTGAGCGCCTCCAGCCCCATGAGGCGGCTCTTGCGATCCTGGTCCTTGAGGATCAGGAAGGGCCGCCCGTACTCATCGAACGCGAGAGTCCCCATCGCCGACATGGTCCCGCCGCCCCGCAGCCGCTCCGACACCAACCGACTGAGCACGAGCTGCGGCTGCTGCCCACTGCGCCCAACGCAACGTAACGTGAGGGGCGGGCGATTCTGCGCCGCGCATGCGCAGCGGGTTACTACCGGAAGGATTTCTTAGCTGGGACCAATGTGGCGCCTCCACTGAGCCCTTCTGGAAGCGTCTGAGGGAAAGAAGGGCGCAAGTCGGAGTGGGCGAGACCACTGAGCGGAACTCCGACACACGTCATATTGGCAGGGGCCACGGCACTACAGTGAGAGCAAAAAGAGACAGCGCAAATGCGCGCTGCGAGGCAGGGTACGTTACTCTACAGTGCTAGACAGCCTGCCACAGGCgagtccccccccccgcgtttcCGGTGGTATCATCCACTCCCCTGCGCCTGCGTCGGTCCGAGTTCCCGCCTGCTCCTCCGAGTCTCGCGATATCGGCCCCTCGGTGAGTGGGGGGGTGGCGCTGGCCTGGATAGGCGAGGCAGGGTCCCTCCGTGCGGGGCCGGGTCCCTGCTGCTAGGGGCGGGGCCTGTCTGCTCCGGGTTGGGTAACGGTGGAGCCGCCCCGGCGGGTGCGCAGCGCCTTGGCCAGGCACCGCCCGCTGGCCGGGACCCCGCTCAGCCGCGCCCGCCCCTGCAGCGGTGGCTCCTGAAGCGAAGCCTGTTGAGGGGCTAAGAGTGGGAGTTGCTGCCCTAGAGCCAGAGCGACGCAGGAGTGGAAGGGCCCGTGGTAGAtggcccagtcctgccccctgcactgaggcaggaccaggtaTTGGCTAGAGAGTGACCCTGACACGTGcttctctaacctgctcttttAACCCTCCAGTGACAGAGTCCATAACCTACCTAGGCAATTTGTggcagtgcttaaccaccccgaCAGGAAGTTTTTTTTCTCATGTGTAGctcatctctgctgcagtttTAGCCAATCACTTGTCCTGTCCTTGTGGTGCGGCCCCCGACCCAGCACCCCGGCTGGAGCACTGGAGCGGGGCCGAGCCGCTTGTGCGGCTCGCgggccgcagtttgcccacccctgaattagagaattggtctgaaatcaacaaaataaaCGTAAAtagagacaagtgcaaagtactgcactagGGAGAAAAAGTCAAATTAGCAACTGCAAAATGGAGAACTAACTAACTAGGTGGTAGTACTCTTGAAAAGGATCTGCAAGTTATAGtgtatcacaaattgaatgagtcagcaGTGCGATGCAGTTGCCAAAAAGACTAATATTCTGGAGCGTATTAACAGGCGTCTCATATATCAAACATTAGAAGATAATTATTTTGCTCTACTTGGTACTGGTGAGGCCTGAGCTGTagtactttgtccagttttgggtgccattCTTTAAGacagatgtggataaattggatagagtatagaggagagcaacaaaaataataaaaccttATCTCggaggaaagattttaaaaaattggagtggtttcttcttgagaaaagaagactgaggggagacttGATACAACAGTCCTCTAATTTAAGGTCtgtataaagaggatggtgatcaattctgcatgtccactgaaagtaggaaaaaaaaagttatgggCTTAacatgcagcaagagagattcagGGTGGATATTTAGGAAAAGTTTTCTAACTATATGGGTAGTTACGCTTTGGAATAGGTTTCAAAGCATGGTTGTGGAATCCCCCTTAGTGGAGGTtttgaaggagtggtgggacaaacacctctcaAGGATGTTCTAGGTTTACTAcctaaaggcagggggctgggattaATGATccctcaaggtccctttcagccctacatatctatgaatctatgtttcAGTGCGAATAAGCCTTTCTTTAGGAACATATAAAAGTACAAATGTAAAACAAGATTAAAACTGATTACTTAAAGTCTGAAAACCtaaaagtcactttttaaaattatagtGGCCTGCAAAACTTCAGGTGAAGTAAAGAAAGTTGCAAGTAGCTAGTTAATAATGGCTGATAGCCAGTCTTCTATGTTGTTGCAGTGGTGATGGAGTCTTCCACCATAACCAGTGCTCATAGactcagattttaaggccagaacggACTATTGGCAGTActtccaactttgtgtcatctgcagattttattagGGCACACCCACTTTTTATGCCAAGGTCatcaatgaaaatgttaaataagatttgtcccaagactgatccctgaggaactcctcTAGTAACCTCTCTCCAGCCTTACAGTTCCCCTTTTAATATGATCTGTTGTAGTCttctctttaaccagttccttacccacctttcaattctTGTATGAATCTCCATCTTCTCCAGTTTAATAATTTTCCATGTGGAACTATATCAAATGCTTTATtaaaatccaggtagattaggcCGTctgcatttcctttttaaaaaaaaatcagttatctttttaaagaaagaaatcagGTTGGTCTGTCACAATCTACCATTTTGTAAAAACAtgtttgacttaaagtaattccaagccttgtacacattcagatccttgagttcttccatccagtccacttccctaactactTCCCTTACTTTTTTTAACGATtacccttttgaaatcaaggaccctagttgcagatctatttttgtttatccttccatttagtttaaacagaattagctcatgatcaggTTGTCGTCTTCAACCGGCTTTTCTGAGGTCTTTGCTACTTaccaatactaaatctaaaatggcattacctcttgttggttcagtgactatttggtgaagaaatctgtcagctgtCACATCAAGGAATATCTGGGCCCTACCACTGTCAGTAGCATTTGTCTTCCAacctatatctgggaagttagtcttCCATAATCAGACAATCCCCACTagcatttatttcattaaaattatTAAAGCAGTCTCTATCCATATTGGATCCTGGGGTCTGTAGCATagcccaagcactatcccagtcGAATCTCtgttagctttcttccccaatatgattttgacccaaacagattCTGTTTTATCCATTCCGTCACTTCTCATTTCTTTGCAGTTTACCTTGTCATTAATATGCAATACTACTTATATTTCCGTCTTTTgtgaacagcacatacccttcaatacctgtactccagtcataaCTATTAtgccaccatgtttctgttatccttaTAATGTCtgatttcacttcctgcaccagtagttctaattcctccattttgttatccaggctccttgcattggtgtatAGATATCTTAGTTGCTTCTGCTTGGCTTTACCCAGATTCCTTGTCCAATTTGGTACAGTCATTCTACTAGCCACTATTGCTTACTTGACTGTTAATAACAATACCAAGACACTATCTTGATATCCATTCTCCTACACTTGGTTCCTTTGCTGTATCCTCTCTTATTGATTTTCCTCCCCCTATATTAGCATCAGGAGTGGAGGTAACATGAGCATCCCCCAACTGCCTCCCCCGAATTCCTGGTTCAAAGCTCTTCtatcagttgtgccaacctctatctcagaagtctatttccctccctactcaggtggagtccatcccatgagaacacTCATCGGCCAGTGAATGTCCAGACATCTAAAAACCCCTCCTTATAGCACTGTTGCcagagccatctgttgatcatcataattagggccctaccaatttcatggccatgaaaaacatgttatGGACTGTGAAAAAAGTCTTACCCCGTGAAATCGGATCTCCCCAAAATCTGCTAGTtgtccttcccctgcatggctgttatggggggagatcagacccacctccacaggcaacacagaagtgagggtggtaCACGGCTCCTATTGGGGTTTGGGGCACCTGGGTTTGGGGCTTCCACCCTCTCCCCGTGGCTCCTGCCCGGGCTCGGGGCTGCTGCTCTTGCCAAGGCTCGAGGTACTCattctatgcagaagaaaaatgctgctttccttttatttttttagtagtttaatacaatactgtactgtatttgctctttttttcGTCTCTGCTACTGCCTGATTGTGTGCTCCCGGTtacaaatgaggtgtgtggctgagtggtcagttcgtaactctggtgttggTTACTCTGAAGTTCCACTGTAGTTTtaaattatagactcatagaaatatagggctagaagggaccttgagaggtcattaagtccagctacctacactgaggcaggaacaagtaaacctagaccagaggttctcaaactgtggtccattgaccaccagtggtccgcgagctcgattcaagtggtctgtggacaGTTCCCTCTAAGTTGCGCACCTGGGCagccgcacacaagagaatgaagggccacccacctaattagtggagccgcgtAGGCGTGGCTCCGCTAATTAGGtacctggaccctggagaaagATGCACCTGTAAGATGAGGTGGAGGCCTTGAGAGGGGGAGGAATAGGGGGTAGATGGGAGGGGACAGTAGGGTgagaagaggggatggggggaatgtgggatgtgcagggctgtgatggccagagaaagagatgaCTTTCCCCAACTCCAGGGatgtggctgccagggagagatggccctcttTCTCAGGCCCAGTTTGGTGGCTGCcacggcaggggagagagggcatctccattgcattagaaaggtaagactactgatattaaaagaTGAGTTGTGtaattttatttgtagaacaaaaaacattaattattattaaggtttttttatacagggtttttatccaaagcgctttacagtagttagctaacagtacaaacaacatttagaaagctcattaagtggtctgccaagATCCTTGCCAATTTTCAAGTGGACtgcgaaaaaaaaagtttgagaatcactgacctagaccatccctggtagGTGTTTGTCTCACCTCTTCTTCTAAACCTCCACTATTGGGAATTCTGTAACATTCATTGaaagcctgttccagaacttaacttcccttatagttagaaagcttttcctaatatctaacctaaatctgtcTTCTTGCAGATGAAGCCCATTTGCTCTTGTCTGATCCTTGGTGTACTTTAAGaaaaattgatcaccatcctctctaTGATAGCCTTTAATATATTTGATGACTGTTACCAGGTTCTCCTCCCCTGTCGTCTTTTCTTAAGATTTTAcatgcctgtttttttttttaacctttccttataggtcaggtttttggaaccttttattatttttgtttctctcctttggactctctccaatttatccacatgtattctaaagtgtggtgcccagaactggatagaatacttcagatgaggcctcaccagtgctgaataaagTGTGACAATTACTTCCCAGGTCttaaaacactcctgctaatactctccaaaatattagccttttttgcatcTGCATCACATTGTTTATTCTCATTTGTTATCCACTATAAGTcgcagatccttttcagcagtacttctgcctagctagttattcctcattttgtatctGTACATTGATAACTGAATATTATTTTtcaatcagttgcacacctaCGTCATTATTTCATCTAGACTGTATTTCTTCAGTTTTCTCATGAGACTGCCTAAAGCTTttctaaaatcaagatacataaTACCTAGTGTTCTCCcaccatccactaggccagtaacccagtcaaagaaagaaattaggctGGTTTGGCACGAGTTGTTCTGCACAAATCCATGTTGCCTATTACTTACCACCCTGTTATcttctaggtcagtggttttcaaactttttttctggcaacccagttgaagaaaattgttgatgcccatgacccaacagagctgaggatgaagggtttggggtgtgggagaggctcagggctggggcagaaagaTGGGGTATGGGGGTAAGGGCTGCAGGGTggagccaggaatgaggggttcagggtgtgggagggggcctctgggcaggggcagagggttggggtgtgggaggggatcagggctctgggcttggggtggAGCTGGTGATGAGAGGTTTGGTATGCAGGAAAGGTCTCTGGGTTTGGggagactcagggctggggcagtcgaTTGAGGTGCGTGATTACCTCGGGCGGTTCCCAGTCAGCGGCGCAGTGGAGGTattaaggcaggcttcctgcctgtcctggcactgtggaccgttctgtgccccggaagcagccagcaacaGGTCGGGCTGGTAGGCGGAGACGCGTGACTCTGGCCCGCAGGTGCTGCgccgcccccccaactcccattggctggttcctgaCCTGTGAgggtgcagagccagtgctcggggtgggggcagtgcgtggagccccgTGGTCCCCCggctaggagccagacatgctgctggctgcttctggggcgcagcacgatgtcaggacaggtagggactagcctggcttagctgggcagcaccgccaatgggacttttaatggcttggttggcggtgctgaccagagttgccgcgacccagtgccttacattccgtgACCTAGTACTGGGTcgcgacccgcagtttgaaaaccactgttctatgtgCTTACAAATGGATTTTCTAGCAATTTGTTcctgtatctttccaggtatcaaagttaggctgccCCATCTGTAAATCACTaagttctcttttttccccctttttaaagataggtactaaaTTTGCCCCTTCTGCAGTCCTCAGGTATCTCTCATTGCATTGCCAGAAGACTGTTGAGCAGGTCATCATGAGAAATATTTTTACAGTCAAATTTATAAAACATGTTTGTAGTAACATTGCTTTTCACTTCTGTAAggtcttccatctgaggatctcaaagtactttacattaatttccattgaagtcattgtggatagttctctgaaaacatccactcagtgtgcagtggcagtcaaaaaagctaacagaatgttgggaatcattaagaaagggatagataataagacagaaaatatcatattgcctctatataaatccattgtatgcccacatcttgaatactgtgtgcagatgtggtcgcctcatcttgAAAAAGATATataggaattggaaaaggtttagaaaagggcaacaaaaattattagcggtatggaacggcttccatatgaggagagattaataagactgggacttttcagcttggaaaagaaatgactaaggggagatatgatagaggtctgtaaaatcatgactggtgtgaagaaagtaaatactccttctcataacacaagaactaggggttaccaactgaaattagtaggcagcagtttaaaacaaacaaaaggaagtatttcttcacacaatgcacagtcaacttgtggaactcctttccagaggatgttgtgaaggccaagactttaacagggttcaaaaaagaactagataaattaatggagaataggtccatcaatggctattagccaggatggggcggggatggtgtccctagcctctgtttgccagaagctgggaatgagcgacagggaatggatcacttgatgattacctgttctgttcagtcctctggggcacctggtactggccactgttggaagacaggatactgggctagattgacctttggtctgacccagtgtggctgttcttattttAAGTCAACAGTAGCTGTTAGTTgcttgtcacttttgaaaatttaggacaGTTACTTAGGTACCTGAAAATAGAGCTTAGGCACTTTGGGAGCTCATTTTTAAAAGTCTTGGCCATTGATTCTGTAAAGGACTCAAACTTCTATCACGCCATAGCTCTTTTGGCACAAAGCAGCTTGCTCTCAACACCATGTGGTACTGGATCATGAGTGGTAAACGTCACACTTGTATGGACAATGCCTTATGACATGGGGGGGCCTCCTGTGTATGTAAGTTTAGCAACATCGTATGAACTGTTTGATGTTCTCAAAGAAATTGGTCAAGATGGAAGCACACTAGTGGGACAATGTGGGGAAGCCTGTACTTACACTGACTTTGCTGTATTATGTAGCAAAATATAAGACAGTGTTGTCAGGTCAacacctttcatgagcactatATTCATGTCACATAAAAATATGACATTCAGATTCCCTctaagatttttaaaggcatattGTTTTTGGAGTGTTAATATGATATTACAATGAGttgaaagaaaaataatcagGTTTAAACAGTTGTACAGAAATAATGTATCTGTGTTTCTTAAGGACCAGGGTGCTAACATAGTATTCCAAAGAACGCTTGGCTAGCTTTGGATATTAAATACAGTACATGAAGAATGTGTTGTACACTACATTTAACCATAGGTTTATTAGCAGGCTGTGCACTGTGCTTTCTTAACTACTTGATTTTTTACCTATTTTTCTCTGTTCTAAGTGGAAGAGACCCTGCTCCTTTCATGACTGAAAATCATTCTATTTTGATGAGAAAACCGCTACtgatactttaaaataaaaactttgcAATCATTATGCACAAGAACAGGTTTTTTTGAGTGGAGGTGTTGTTTTCATTTCTGTGTATGTGGGATTTATGTACTTAACTTCTATTTGCATTAATGGGAGGTAAATATGTAATTTCCCTGTCTTCTAGATGAAAATAGACGATGTGCTTCTTAGTATGTATTCCTTGCTCTCCAATACATTTATGAGGGCCCTAGGTGAGCAAAAAAGTCAAGTATGGTAGAAAGAACAGATTTTAAAATTCAATTATTTTCTGATGATTTTCGCGAAGGCCACTTAATATTTTAATAGGATTTATGAATATATCCCAGCTCAAAAGGAGGTAAGCTTTATATAAAGCGTAGCTAAAGCCTTAGAGTTTAGTATGTGATTCTATTATTGTATGCTGTTTACCAGCAAGGTTTTGTCTGTAGAAATAAATAGATATGTACTTGGCATTTCAAAGGAGTCATGTTACgtatgtttttccttttcttcaggTACACTTTGTCGATGTCAAAAGTACTTCAAGGAGAAAGCCATACCCAAGACATTTTGCATATGAATCTTGATAATGACAGATCAAgaaaaagaaattggggattgTTGGTCACTGGCATTGTTGGGGGGACATTGGTGGTACTGTATGCTGTTGCCACTCCATTCCTAACTCCAGCACTGAGAAAAATTTGCCTTCCTTTTGTACCTGCAACTTCAGCTCAGattgaaaatgttttgaaaatgttacaataCAGAAGTGGATCTCTGGTTGACATAGGTAGCGGCGATGGACGTATTGTGAGTTATAAAACTCTGGCTCCTCTAAATTCATGTACATCAAACAGTGTTAAAGAAGTGAGCTACTGTAGTAGATATTTTTCATTATGCACCCCTTTTTTCCTGGTATTTGTGAAGGTTTTATACCCTGTGTTAAGttttcctccccatcccacaaAAATTCAGACAATCAATTGGACTGTTTTTAAGAGTATTTATTACAGGCTTCAGAATGTTTGACACTTATTCAAGAATACCTTTGGACAAATAATGAAAATAGTATTATTC
This genomic interval carries:
- the ATPSCKMT gene encoding ATP synthase subunit C lysine N-methyltransferase isoform X3, which codes for MRSGLLPEGFLSWDQCGASTEPFWKRLRERRAQVGVGETTERNSDTRHIGRGHGTTVRAKRDSANARCEAGYTLSMSKVLQGESHTQDILHMNLDNDRSRKRNWGLLVTGIVGGTLVVLYAVATPFLTPALRKICLPFVPATSAQIENVLKMLQYRSGSLVDIGSGDGRIVIAAAKEGFKAVGYELNPWLVWYSRYRAWREGMHHNAKFYISDLWKVSFSQYTNVVVFGVPQMMPQLEKKLEEELDHNARVVACRFPFPHWMPDHTTGEGIDVVWAYDSKAFKGNEKTCSETVQKMHPL
- the ATPSCKMT gene encoding ATP synthase subunit C lysine N-methyltransferase isoform X2; translation: MRSGLLPEGFLSWDQCGASTEPFWKRLRERRAQVGVGETTERNSDTRHIGRGHGTTVRAKRDSANARCEAGYTLSMSKVLQGESHTQDILHMNLDNDRSRKRNWGLLVTGIVGGTLVVLYAVATPFLTPALRKICLPFVPATSAQIENVLKMLQYRSGSLVDIGSGDGRIVSACTCILLFTAVPLANCTFNIQVIAAAKEGFKAVGYELNPWLVWYSRYRAWREGMHHNAKFYISDLWKMPQLEKKLEEELDHNARVVACRFPFPHWMPDHTTGEGIDVVWAYDSKAFKGNEKTCSETVQKMHPL
- the ATPSCKMT gene encoding ATP synthase subunit C lysine N-methyltransferase isoform X4; amino-acid sequence: MRSGLLPEGFLSWDQCGASTEPFWKRLRERRAQVGVGETTERNSDTRHIGRGHGTTVRAKRDSANARCEAGYTLSMSKVLQGESHTQDILHMNLDNDRSRKRNWGLLVTGIVGGTLVVLYAVATPFLTPALRKICLPFVPATSAQIENVLKMLQYRSGSLVDIGSGDGRIVIAAAKEGFKAVGYELNPWLVWYSRYRAWREGMHHNAKFYISDLWKMPQLEKKLEEELDHNARVVACRFPFPHWMPDHTTGEGIDVVWAYDSKAFKGNEKTCSETVQKMHPL
- the ATPSCKMT gene encoding ATP synthase subunit C lysine N-methyltransferase isoform X1 translates to MRSGLLPEGFLSWDQCGASTEPFWKRLRERRAQVGVGETTERNSDTRHIGRGHGTTVRAKRDSANARCEAGYTLSMSKVLQGESHTQDILHMNLDNDRSRKRNWGLLVTGIVGGTLVVLYAVATPFLTPALRKICLPFVPATSAQIENVLKMLQYRSGSLVDIGSGDGRIVSACTCILLFTAVPLANCTFNIQVIAAAKEGFKAVGYELNPWLVWYSRYRAWREGMHHNAKFYISDLWKVSFSQYTNVVVFGVPQMMPQLEKKLEEELDHNARVVACRFPFPHWMPDHTTGEGIDVVWAYDSKAFKGNEKTCSETVQKMHPL